One genomic window of Punica granatum isolate Tunisia-2019 chromosome 1, ASM765513v2, whole genome shotgun sequence includes the following:
- the LOC116200170 gene encoding uncharacterized protein LOC116200170 isoform X2 — translation MLLPDDWHSPCNLQESSSVPVTGNCNGIFDDGFLWFLDESGTVYKHHQQEYYFKSKQAATRWFKLKAVLQWAILRRIIMRKRARRMVLKSRVAKRLVSTAGQNWNVKEHKPGPVTSPTQMYFTCNHEHEDDEKDGKLNPIYSSDRDTVPSKLDTSGIGQSLTLFPTLLTGDVIEAEEVLSPHMAPQMSPIKATKQVCHRRVHRKPPPVSSSPLPETIFSNSGFCRAASSAIKELIMVRKKDPFWQYVEPVAEGRFKCNYCGRDFAGGIPRVKSHLSGIKGRDIDICLKVHEDVQAAAREAINGVKRKQKAEASSDDVQISALDATNGTNKRSKVEACSGNFDDNFSNAHEKKDGCMLDNLLAKFALLNDIDCNIIQSSSFIEFVNALLEFGYSYNLPSCSKLKTKLIPNLGMEVAAYVKNVKSSWEQTGCTLISDIWCDDIEGKFHINIISQCPAGLVLLGTFEVSKNDLSSTYFKEIISFVIQHIGPQRVLQFIQSDAQQVELPGPLLHKGFNHIFMTHCAACEIQLLFGDIYTGIEWVRATFDRANFVVDVVYEHYAVLSLVRKYTNKKELKQPLLTEFSSNYEMLQSFVEVKDQLLLLVKSSEWYTSDCDAEETRRQIAETIQNENFWDQVQEVLKALESIFHVFCLVDSSGSTFGYLYGAMEMAEEAMEQLYNNNPNRFQKLWDTFNSRKGRLMHPMHAAAAFLNPAFMCSETFKHSPRIKDGMNFVLKNLVADEEEDDFLDQMDQYHMKASEVFTYTAMKMLKTSHPRKWWDYCGDYLPILKKYAIRILSQPCSSSSCKRSLSASEAAQIKRRRESTPAGLENCLHLRMNATLMAKSNTMKTIDRRPIDLQELGKPKLISENSADGLPSDPKILCPNEQQNSGSLFTRNQLVEPNYLQLHFVTMVSSPLVTGQKVEGEGGSPIHVFLVDPQTGFLVQDGALSRLKLIVCVLEGDFNEEGEADWAQEYFQSNEITSIIPLMAGNLHVVLNGGMGTLGDITFNEESSMARNGTFRLGVKTSGDCREGFRIREGISNAFVVKGNEATRWKKPAAYDMLLPDDRHSPCNLQESSSFLVTGNYDEIYDDWLLWSFDESGSVYQHHQQEYCFKSKQAATRWFKLKAVLQWAILRRIIMRKRARRMVVKNRVEKRLVSTAGQNWNVKEHKHAPVTSLTQMYFTCNHEHEDDEKDGKLKPINSSDRDTVPSMLDTSGMGQSLTLFPTLLTGDGIKAKEVLSPHMAHFKATKQGKEVLLKRSGSFRSTITDAGGSIPAKPDSNYFSHSLTLFPSLLNDMEPNKADVLEPMPTNSGSYIELTKLAPMAALSSALCLLSNVRQPAESSSCLTALDDGALGQCKYENDMKRAKKRWRKLKSVLRLVFLWKVIAPRSFEGHSKGSQVGNFPAKVHSSAVSRRVHRYVRRKDTSWTLVMGSLEDAYAWRKYGQKAILGQKYPRSYFRCQNRKISKCRATKQVERLDSDPTTYRVTYYGHHTCDMSAAVSSPSQPSPPPSGPEVEMPKSPPTKRISQASGIKCDDHKESTDQTAVNMSNLGDDMEDTLADHPL, via the exons ATGCTTCTTCCTGACGATTGGCATTCTCCGTGCAACTTGCAAGAATCATCGAGTGTTCCTGTGACGGGAAATTGTAATGGGATATTCGATGACGGGTTTCTCTGGTTTTTGGATGAATCTGGAACTGTATACAAGCATCACCAGCAGGAGTACTACTTCAAATCAAAGCAGGCAGCAACAAGATGGTTTAAGCTGAAAGCCGTCTTGCAGTGGGCAATTCTGAGGAGAATAATTAtgaggaagagggctcgaAGAATGGTTTTGAAGAGCAGAGTTGCGAAGCGATTAG TCAGCACTGCAGGTCAGAATTGGAATGTCAAAGAACACAAGCCTGGTCCAGTAACCAGCCCCACACAGATGTATTTTACGTGCAATCATGAACATGAAGATGATGAG AAAGATGGAAAACTGAATCCTATCTATTCAAGTGACAGAGACACTGTCCCATCAAAGCTGGATACATCAGGAATAGGTCAATCTTTAACTCTCTTCCCAACATTACTCACTGGAGATGTTATCGAGGCAGAGGAGGTTCTCAGTCCTCATATGGCCCCTCAAATGAGCCCAATCAAAGCTACGAAACAGGTCTGTCACCGGCGCGTTCACCGGAAACCACCGCCTGTCTCTTCATCGCCTCTGCCCGAGACTATCTTCAG CAATTCCGGGTTTTGTCGGGCAGCGAGCTCCGCAATAAAG GAACTCATCATGGTAAGGAAGAAAGATCCATTTTGGCAGTATGTAGAACCTGTTGCGGAAGGCCGATTCAAATGCAATTATTGTGGACGAGATTTCGCGGGGGGCATTCCAAGAGTTAAGTCTCATTTATCTGGTATTAAAGGCCGTGACATTGATATATGCCTGAAGGTCCACGAAGATGTTCAGGCTGCTGCCCGTGAAGCAATTAATGGGGtcaaaaggaaacaaaagGCTGAAGCCTCTTCAGATGATGTTCAGATCTCTGCTCTAGATGCAACTAATGGCACAAATAAGAGATCCAAAGTTGAAGCATGCTCAGGTAACTTTGATGATAATTTCTCCAATGCGCATGAGAAGAAAGACGGCTGCATGTTGGATAATTTGCTGGCGAAGTTTGCTTTGTTGAATGATATTGATTGCAATATTATCCAGTCGTCTTCTTTTATCGAATTCGTGAATGCCCTGCTCGAATTTGGATATAGCTATAACCTACCAAGCTGTTCGAAGCTGAAGACGAAGCTTATTCCTAATCTGGGGATGGAAGTTGCTGCATATgtgaaaaatgtgaaaagttcaTGGGAACAGACTGGCTGTACACTAATAAGTGACATTTGGTGCGATGATATCGAGGGGAAATTCCATATCAACATCATTTCCCAGTGTCCAGCAGGGTTAGTGTTATTGGGTACATTTGAAGTTTCGAAGAATGATTTATCCAGTACCTATTTtaaggaaatcatttcttTTGTTATTCAACACATCGGGCCTCAAAGAGTCCTACAATTCATTCAAAGTGATGCTCAACAGGTGGAGTTGCCTGGGCCTTTACTCCATAAGGGCTTTAACCATATATTTATGACTCATTGTGCTGCTTGTGAAATCCAGTTGCTCTTTGGGGATATCTACACTGGAATTGAATGGGTTCGAGCGACATTTGATAGAGCTAATTTTGTTGTAGATGTCGTGTACGAGCATTATGCCGTTTTGTCACTGGTAAGAAAGTATACCAACAAGAAGGAATTGAAACAACCTCTTTTGACTGAGTTTTCCTCAAACTATGAAATGCTCCAATCATTCGTTGAAGTTAAAGATCAGTTACTTCTACTTGTGAAATCTTCCGAATGGTATACATCTGATTGTGATGCAGAAGAAACAAGAAGACAGATAGCCGAAACAATTCAGAACGAGAACTTCTGGGATCAGGTGCAGGAGGTGCTAAAGGCTCTAGAGTCAATTTTCCATGTGTTCTGTTTAGTTGATAGCAGTGGCTCCACCTTTGGCTACTTGTATGGTGCAATGGAAATGGCCGAAGAAGCAATGGAACAACTTTACAACAATAACCCAAATAGGTTCCAGAAGTTATGGGACACTTTTAATTCAAGAAAAGGTCGACTTATGCACCCAATGCACGCTGCTGCAGCTTTTTTGAATCCCGCATTCATGTGTAGTGAAACTTTTAAACATAGCCCCAGAATCAAAGATGGTATGAACTTTGTGCTGAAGAATTTGGTAGccgacgaagaagaagatgattttCTTGATCAAATGGATCAGTATCATATGAAAGCATCGGAAGTGTTCACATATACAGCAATGAAAATGCTGAAAACATCTCACCCTC GTAAATGGTGGGACTATTGCGGTGATTATCTTCCCATACTAAAAAAATATGCTATCCGAATTCTAAGCCAACCTTGCAGTAGTTCGTCCTGCAAAAGGAGTCTAAGTGCATCCGAAGCTGCCCAGATCAAGCGACGAAGGGAATCCACACCAGCAGGGCTGGAAAATTGTCTACATTTAAGGATGAATGCAACGTTGATGGCAAAATCAAATACAATGAAAACAATTGACAGGAGGCCAATTGATCTGCAAGAACTTGGTAAGCCGAAGTTGATCAGTGAGAACTCTGCTGATGGATTACCAAGTGACCCGAAGATCCTATGCCCAAACGAACAACAAAACAGCGG GTCTTTATTCACAAGGAATCAGTTAGTAGAACCGAATTATCTACAGTTGCATTTCGTAACGATGGTTTCCTCTCCCCTGGTAACTGGTCAAAAGGTTGAAGGTGAAGGTGGATCTCCTATCCATGTCTTTCTGGTAGACCCTCAAACTGGTTTTCTTGTGCAAGATGGTGCATTGTCAAGGCTAAAGTTGATTGTCTGTGTGCTGGAAGGTGACTTTAATGAAGAAGGTGAAGCTGATTGGGCACAAGAGTACTTCCAGAGTAATGAAATAACCTCGATAATCCCACTCATGGCTGGAAATCTTCATGTGGTCCTTAATGGAGGGATGGGTACACTTGGGGATATCACCTTTAATGAAGAATCTAGCATGGCAAGAAACGGGACATTTAGACTTGGAGTCAAAACTAGTGGAGATTGTCGTGAAGGATTCCGCATTCGTGAGGGCATATCCAATGCTTTTGTTGTGAAGGGTAATGAGG CTACGAGGTGGAAAAAACCAGCTGCTTATGATATGCTTCTTCCTGACGATAGGCATTCTCCGTGCAACTTGCAAGAATCATCGAGTTTTCTTGTGACGGGAAATTATGATGAGATATACGATGACTGGTTACTCTGGTCTTTTGATGAATCTGGAAGTGTATACCAGCATCACCAGCAGGAGTACTGCTTCAAATCAAAGCAGGCAGCAACAAGATGGTTTAAGCTGAAAGCCGTCTTGCAGTGGGCAATTCTAAGGAGAATAATTAtgaggaagagggctcgaAGAATGGTTGTGAAGAACAGAGTTGAGAAGCGATTAG TCAGCACTGCAGGTCAGAATTGGAATGTCAAAGAACACAAGCATGCTCCAGTAACCAGCCTCACACAGATGTATTTTACGTGCAATCATGAACATGAAGATGATGAG AAAGATGGAAAACTGAAGCCTATCAATTCAAGTGACAGAGACACTGTCCCATCAATGCTGGATACATCAGGAATGGGTCAATCTTTAACTCTCTTCCCAACATTACTCACTGGAGATGGTATCAAGGCAAAGGAGGTTCTCAGTCCTCACATGGCCCATTTTAAAGCTACGAAGCAG GGCAAGGAAGTGCTACTAAAAAGGTCTGGATCATTCAGATCAACCATCACAGATGCTGGAGGCTCCATTCCTGCGAAGCCTGACAGCAACTATTTCAGCCACTCATTGACGCTTTTCCCATCATTATTGAATGATATGGAGCCCAATAAAGCTGATGTTCTGGAGCCAATGCCTACAAACTCAGGCAGCTACATTGAACTTACTAAATTAGCCCCCATGGCGGCACTTAGTTCTG CTCTATGTTTGTTAAGCAACGTTAGACAGCCGGCGGAATCTAGTAGTTGTTTAACAGCGCTTGATGATGGTGCCCTTGGACAATGCAAGTATGAGAACGACATGAAACGGGCGAAAAAGAGATGGCGCAAGCTCAAGTCTGTTTTGCGGTTGGTCTTCTTATGGAAAGTCATTGCACCAAGGAGTTTTGAGGGGCATTCTAAAG GGTCTCAAGTGGGAAACTTTCCTGCAAAAGTGCACTCGTCAGCTGTTTCCCGGCGTGTCCACAG ATATGTGCGCAGGAAGGACACAAGCTGGACATTGGTGATGGGATCACTGGAAGATGCATATGCCTGGAGGAAGTATGGTCAGAAAGCGATTCTGGGTCAGAAGTATCCCAG GTCTTACTTCAGATGCCAAAACAGAAAGATCTCTAAATGCCGGGCAACAAAGCAGGTCGAGAGACTTGACTCTGACCCCACAACTTACAGAGTGACCTATTACGGGCACCACACCTGTGACATGTCCGCTGCTGTCTCAAGCCCATCACAGCCGTCGCCACCACCATCGG GTCCAGAGGTAGAAATGCCAAAGTCTCCTCCTACAAAACGAATATCACAGGCCTCTGGCATTAAATGCGATGATCACAAAGAGAGCACGGATCAGACAGCCGTTAATATGAGCAACCTTGGTGATGACATGGAAGATACATTGGCGGACCATCCACTTTAA
- the LOC116200170 gene encoding uncharacterized protein LOC116200170 isoform X13: MLLPDDWHSPCNLQESSSVPVTGNCNGIFDDGFLWFLDESGTVYKHHQQEYYFKSKQAATRWFKLKAVLQWAILRRIIMRKRARRMVLKSRVAKRLVSTAGQNWNVKEHKPGPVTSPTQMYFTCNHEHEDDEKDGKLNPIYSSDRDTVPSKLDTSGIGQSLTLFPTLLTGDVIEAEEVLSPHMAPQMSPIKATKQVCHRRVHRKPPPVSSSPLPETIFSNSGFCRAASSAIKELIMVRKKDPFWQYVEPVAEGRFKCNYCGRDFAGGIPRVKSHLSGIKGRDIDICLKVHEDVQAAAREAINGVKRKQKAEASSDDVQISALDATNGTNKRSKVEACSGNFDDNFSNAHEKKDGCMLDNLLAKFALLNDIDCNIIQSSSFIEFVNALLEFGYSYNLPSCSKLKTKLIPNLGMEVAAYVKNVKSSWEQTGCTLISDIWCDDIEGKFHINIISQCPAGLVLLGTFEVSKNDLSSTYFKEIISFVIQHIGPQRVLQFIQSDAQQVELPGPLLHKGFNHIFMTHCAACEIQLLFGDIYTGIEWVRATFDRANFVVDVVYEHYAVLSLVRKYTNKKELKQPLLTEFSSNYEMLQSFVEVKDQLLLLVKSSEWYTSDCDAEETRRQIAETIQNENFWDQVQEVLKALESIFHVFCLVDSSGSTFGYLYGAMEMAEEAMEQLYNNNPNRFQKLWDTFNSRKGRLMHPMHAAAAFLNPAFMCSETFKHSPRIKDGMNFVLKNLVADEEEDDFLDQMDQYHMKASEVFTYTAMKMLKTSHPRKWWDYCGDYLPILKKYAIRILSQPCSSSSCKRSLSASEAAQIKRRRESTPAGLENCLHLRMNATLMAKSNTMKTIDRRPIDLQELGKPKLISENSADGLPSDPKILCPNEQQNSGSLFTRNQLVEPNYLQLHFVTMVSSPLVTGQKVEGEGDFNEEGEADWAQEYFQSNEITSIIPLMAGNLHVVLNGGMGTLGDITFNEESSMARNGTFRLGVKTSGDCREGFRIREGISNAFVVKGNEATRWKKPAAYDMLLPDDRHSPCNLQESSSFLVTGNYDEIYDDWLLWSFDESGSVYQHHQQEYCFKSKQAATRWFKLKAVLQWAILRRIIMRKRARRMVVKNRVEKRLVSTAGQNWNVKEHKHAPVTSLTQMYFTCNHEHEDDEKDGKLKPINSSDRDTVPSMLDTSGMGQSLTLFPTLLTGDGIKAKEVLSPHMAHFKATKQKGKEVLLKRSGSFRSTITDAGGSIPAKPDSNYFSHSLTLFPSLLNDMEPNKADVLEPMPTNSGSYIELTKLAPMAALSSALCLLSNVRQPAESSSCLTALDDGALGQCKYENDMKRAKKRWRKLKSVLRLVFLWKVIAPRSFEGHSKGSQVGNFPAKVHSSAVSRRVHRYVRRKDTSWTLVMGSLEDAYAWRKYGQKAILGQKYPRSYFRCQNRKISKCRATKQVERLDSDPTTYRVTYYGHHTCDMSAAVSSPSQPSPPPSGPEVEMPKSPPTKRISQASGIKCDDHKESTDQTAVNMSNLGDDMEDTLADHPL, translated from the exons ATGCTTCTTCCTGACGATTGGCATTCTCCGTGCAACTTGCAAGAATCATCGAGTGTTCCTGTGACGGGAAATTGTAATGGGATATTCGATGACGGGTTTCTCTGGTTTTTGGATGAATCTGGAACTGTATACAAGCATCACCAGCAGGAGTACTACTTCAAATCAAAGCAGGCAGCAACAAGATGGTTTAAGCTGAAAGCCGTCTTGCAGTGGGCAATTCTGAGGAGAATAATTAtgaggaagagggctcgaAGAATGGTTTTGAAGAGCAGAGTTGCGAAGCGATTAG TCAGCACTGCAGGTCAGAATTGGAATGTCAAAGAACACAAGCCTGGTCCAGTAACCAGCCCCACACAGATGTATTTTACGTGCAATCATGAACATGAAGATGATGAG AAAGATGGAAAACTGAATCCTATCTATTCAAGTGACAGAGACACTGTCCCATCAAAGCTGGATACATCAGGAATAGGTCAATCTTTAACTCTCTTCCCAACATTACTCACTGGAGATGTTATCGAGGCAGAGGAGGTTCTCAGTCCTCATATGGCCCCTCAAATGAGCCCAATCAAAGCTACGAAACAGGTCTGTCACCGGCGCGTTCACCGGAAACCACCGCCTGTCTCTTCATCGCCTCTGCCCGAGACTATCTTCAG CAATTCCGGGTTTTGTCGGGCAGCGAGCTCCGCAATAAAG GAACTCATCATGGTAAGGAAGAAAGATCCATTTTGGCAGTATGTAGAACCTGTTGCGGAAGGCCGATTCAAATGCAATTATTGTGGACGAGATTTCGCGGGGGGCATTCCAAGAGTTAAGTCTCATTTATCTGGTATTAAAGGCCGTGACATTGATATATGCCTGAAGGTCCACGAAGATGTTCAGGCTGCTGCCCGTGAAGCAATTAATGGGGtcaaaaggaaacaaaagGCTGAAGCCTCTTCAGATGATGTTCAGATCTCTGCTCTAGATGCAACTAATGGCACAAATAAGAGATCCAAAGTTGAAGCATGCTCAGGTAACTTTGATGATAATTTCTCCAATGCGCATGAGAAGAAAGACGGCTGCATGTTGGATAATTTGCTGGCGAAGTTTGCTTTGTTGAATGATATTGATTGCAATATTATCCAGTCGTCTTCTTTTATCGAATTCGTGAATGCCCTGCTCGAATTTGGATATAGCTATAACCTACCAAGCTGTTCGAAGCTGAAGACGAAGCTTATTCCTAATCTGGGGATGGAAGTTGCTGCATATgtgaaaaatgtgaaaagttcaTGGGAACAGACTGGCTGTACACTAATAAGTGACATTTGGTGCGATGATATCGAGGGGAAATTCCATATCAACATCATTTCCCAGTGTCCAGCAGGGTTAGTGTTATTGGGTACATTTGAAGTTTCGAAGAATGATTTATCCAGTACCTATTTtaaggaaatcatttcttTTGTTATTCAACACATCGGGCCTCAAAGAGTCCTACAATTCATTCAAAGTGATGCTCAACAGGTGGAGTTGCCTGGGCCTTTACTCCATAAGGGCTTTAACCATATATTTATGACTCATTGTGCTGCTTGTGAAATCCAGTTGCTCTTTGGGGATATCTACACTGGAATTGAATGGGTTCGAGCGACATTTGATAGAGCTAATTTTGTTGTAGATGTCGTGTACGAGCATTATGCCGTTTTGTCACTGGTAAGAAAGTATACCAACAAGAAGGAATTGAAACAACCTCTTTTGACTGAGTTTTCCTCAAACTATGAAATGCTCCAATCATTCGTTGAAGTTAAAGATCAGTTACTTCTACTTGTGAAATCTTCCGAATGGTATACATCTGATTGTGATGCAGAAGAAACAAGAAGACAGATAGCCGAAACAATTCAGAACGAGAACTTCTGGGATCAGGTGCAGGAGGTGCTAAAGGCTCTAGAGTCAATTTTCCATGTGTTCTGTTTAGTTGATAGCAGTGGCTCCACCTTTGGCTACTTGTATGGTGCAATGGAAATGGCCGAAGAAGCAATGGAACAACTTTACAACAATAACCCAAATAGGTTCCAGAAGTTATGGGACACTTTTAATTCAAGAAAAGGTCGACTTATGCACCCAATGCACGCTGCTGCAGCTTTTTTGAATCCCGCATTCATGTGTAGTGAAACTTTTAAACATAGCCCCAGAATCAAAGATGGTATGAACTTTGTGCTGAAGAATTTGGTAGccgacgaagaagaagatgattttCTTGATCAAATGGATCAGTATCATATGAAAGCATCGGAAGTGTTCACATATACAGCAATGAAAATGCTGAAAACATCTCACCCTC GTAAATGGTGGGACTATTGCGGTGATTATCTTCCCATACTAAAAAAATATGCTATCCGAATTCTAAGCCAACCTTGCAGTAGTTCGTCCTGCAAAAGGAGTCTAAGTGCATCCGAAGCTGCCCAGATCAAGCGACGAAGGGAATCCACACCAGCAGGGCTGGAAAATTGTCTACATTTAAGGATGAATGCAACGTTGATGGCAAAATCAAATACAATGAAAACAATTGACAGGAGGCCAATTGATCTGCAAGAACTTGGTAAGCCGAAGTTGATCAGTGAGAACTCTGCTGATGGATTACCAAGTGACCCGAAGATCCTATGCCCAAACGAACAACAAAACAGCGG GTCTTTATTCACAAGGAATCAGTTAGTAGAACCGAATTATCTACAGTTGCATTTCGTAACGATGGTTTCCTCTCCCCTGGTAACTGGTCAAAAGGTTGAAGGTGAAG GTGACTTTAATGAAGAAGGTGAAGCTGATTGGGCACAAGAGTACTTCCAGAGTAATGAAATAACCTCGATAATCCCACTCATGGCTGGAAATCTTCATGTGGTCCTTAATGGAGGGATGGGTACACTTGGGGATATCACCTTTAATGAAGAATCTAGCATGGCAAGAAACGGGACATTTAGACTTGGAGTCAAAACTAGTGGAGATTGTCGTGAAGGATTCCGCATTCGTGAGGGCATATCCAATGCTTTTGTTGTGAAGGGTAATGAGG CTACGAGGTGGAAAAAACCAGCTGCTTATGATATGCTTCTTCCTGACGATAGGCATTCTCCGTGCAACTTGCAAGAATCATCGAGTTTTCTTGTGACGGGAAATTATGATGAGATATACGATGACTGGTTACTCTGGTCTTTTGATGAATCTGGAAGTGTATACCAGCATCACCAGCAGGAGTACTGCTTCAAATCAAAGCAGGCAGCAACAAGATGGTTTAAGCTGAAAGCCGTCTTGCAGTGGGCAATTCTAAGGAGAATAATTAtgaggaagagggctcgaAGAATGGTTGTGAAGAACAGAGTTGAGAAGCGATTAG TCAGCACTGCAGGTCAGAATTGGAATGTCAAAGAACACAAGCATGCTCCAGTAACCAGCCTCACACAGATGTATTTTACGTGCAATCATGAACATGAAGATGATGAG AAAGATGGAAAACTGAAGCCTATCAATTCAAGTGACAGAGACACTGTCCCATCAATGCTGGATACATCAGGAATGGGTCAATCTTTAACTCTCTTCCCAACATTACTCACTGGAGATGGTATCAAGGCAAAGGAGGTTCTCAGTCCTCACATGGCCCATTTTAAAGCTACGAAGCAG AAGGGCAAGGAAGTGCTACTAAAAAGGTCTGGATCATTCAGATCAACCATCACAGATGCTGGAGGCTCCATTCCTGCGAAGCCTGACAGCAACTATTTCAGCCACTCATTGACGCTTTTCCCATCATTATTGAATGATATGGAGCCCAATAAAGCTGATGTTCTGGAGCCAATGCCTACAAACTCAGGCAGCTACATTGAACTTACTAAATTAGCCCCCATGGCGGCACTTAGTTCTG CTCTATGTTTGTTAAGCAACGTTAGACAGCCGGCGGAATCTAGTAGTTGTTTAACAGCGCTTGATGATGGTGCCCTTGGACAATGCAAGTATGAGAACGACATGAAACGGGCGAAAAAGAGATGGCGCAAGCTCAAGTCTGTTTTGCGGTTGGTCTTCTTATGGAAAGTCATTGCACCAAGGAGTTTTGAGGGGCATTCTAAAG GGTCTCAAGTGGGAAACTTTCCTGCAAAAGTGCACTCGTCAGCTGTTTCCCGGCGTGTCCACAG ATATGTGCGCAGGAAGGACACAAGCTGGACATTGGTGATGGGATCACTGGAAGATGCATATGCCTGGAGGAAGTATGGTCAGAAAGCGATTCTGGGTCAGAAGTATCCCAG GTCTTACTTCAGATGCCAAAACAGAAAGATCTCTAAATGCCGGGCAACAAAGCAGGTCGAGAGACTTGACTCTGACCCCACAACTTACAGAGTGACCTATTACGGGCACCACACCTGTGACATGTCCGCTGCTGTCTCAAGCCCATCACAGCCGTCGCCACCACCATCGG GTCCAGAGGTAGAAATGCCAAAGTCTCCTCCTACAAAACGAATATCACAGGCCTCTGGCATTAAATGCGATGATCACAAAGAGAGCACGGATCAGACAGCCGTTAATATGAGCAACCTTGGTGATGACATGGAAGATACATTGGCGGACCATCCACTTTAA